In Dyadobacter subterraneus, a single genomic region encodes these proteins:
- a CDS encoding siderophore-interacting protein, which translates to MANGLKKAVFSLLDKAFTQEGFVQAIRKWQPETMYEIDLHLPDVDMAKWTTIPRLKCKVAEYEYRDYTPATWDVKKRTCTMLIETDHNGFGSAWTKNLSVGDIILFSPAHAAQLPSQSGKIICFGDGSALGHFLALKQLTNRKEYPFEAVVFLNENYWLPDFFIYENPEFTFVMKPGTDSLDSLHQYSGNKTLSDYSAIYIAGYIPMVTGLRKIFKKNPYLTAKIFAHGFWS; encoded by the coding sequence ATGGCAAACGGACTAAAAAAAGCTGTATTTTCCCTGTTAGATAAGGCATTTACGCAGGAAGGTTTTGTACAGGCGATCAGAAAATGGCAACCGGAAACGATGTACGAAATTGATTTGCATTTACCGGACGTGGATATGGCTAAATGGACAACCATACCACGTCTGAAATGTAAAGTAGCAGAATATGAATACAGAGATTACACACCGGCGACATGGGACGTTAAAAAAAGAACATGCACCATGCTGATCGAAACGGATCACAACGGTTTCGGCAGCGCCTGGACGAAGAATCTAAGTGTTGGAGACATTATTCTTTTTTCCCCCGCACATGCTGCACAATTACCATCTCAATCCGGAAAAATAATATGTTTTGGTGATGGAAGTGCCCTGGGACATTTTCTTGCGCTCAAACAATTGACAAACAGAAAAGAATATCCGTTTGAGGCGGTCGTATTTTTGAATGAAAATTACTGGCTTCCTGATTTTTTCATATATGAAAATCCAGAATTTACGTTTGTGATGAAGCCGGGTACAGACAGTCTTGATAGTTTACATCAATACTCCGGAAATAAAACTCTGTCAGATTACAGCGCCATTTATATCGCGGGTTACATACCAATGGTAACCGGACTACGAAAAATCTTTAAAAAGAATCCATATCTTACCGCGAAAATTTTTGCTCATGGCTTCTGGTCTTAA